The Neofelis nebulosa isolate mNeoNeb1 chromosome 16, mNeoNeb1.pri, whole genome shotgun sequence genome includes a window with the following:
- the SGSM2 gene encoding small G protein signaling modulator 2 isoform X5, with protein MGSAEDAVKEKLLWNVKKEVKQIMEEAVTRKFVHEDSSHIIALCGAVEACLLHQLRRRAAGFLRSDKMAALFTKVGKTCPVAGEICHKVQELQQQVEGRKPSAGNQDALRRQGSASGKAPALSLQALKHIWVRTALIEKVLDRVMQYLVENCSKYYEKEALLADPVFGPILASLLVGPCALEYTKLKTADHYWTDPSADELVQRHRIRGPPNRQDSPAKRPALGIRKRHSSGNASEDRLAACAREYVESLHQNSRTRLLYGKNNVLVQPKEDMEAVPGYLSLHQSAESLTLKWTPNQLMNGTLGDSELEKSVYWDYALVVPFSQIVCIHCHQQKSGGTLVLVSQDGIQRPPLHFPQGGHLLSFLSCLENGLLPRGQLEPPLWTQQGKGKVFPKLRKRSSVRTVDVEEMGTGRATDYVFRIIYPGHRHEHNAGDMIEMQGFGPGLPTWHLEALCRQGPSCLSCSTSSSPYAAPSHCSRVPDRLPLRLLCESMKRQIVSRAFYGWLAYCRHLSTVRTHLSALVRHSIIPPARPPGASGGLTKDVWSKYQKDEKNYKELELLRQVYYGGVQHEIRKDVWPFLLGHYKFGMSKKEMEQVDSAVAARYKRVLAEWKACEVAVRQRERDAQPATLTKFSSGSSIDSHVQRLIHRDSTISNDVFLSVDDLEPPKPPGTEDPRPEPEQEPGAGPPGTTMVEQQQSVEFDSPDSGLPSSRNYSVASGIQSSIDEGQSMGFEEEDDGGGEEGSDGPVLAARVFSEPQDPSQEKASRARELEAGEELAAVCAAAYTIELLDTMALNLHRIDKDVQRCDRNYWYFTPPNLERLRDVMCSYVWEHLDVGYVQGMCDLLAPLLVVLDDDQLAYSCFSHLMKRMSQNFPNGGAMDTHFANMRSLIQILDSELFELMHQNGDYTHFYFCYRWFLLDFKRELLYEDVFAVWEVIWAARHISSEHFVLFIALALVEAYREIIRDNNMDFTDIIKFFNERAEHHDAQEILQIARDLVHKVQMLIENK; from the exons GTGCAGTGGAGGCTTGCCTGCTACATCAGCTGAGACGACGTGCTGCCGGCTTCCTGCGCAGTGACAAGATGGCAGCCCTGTTCACCAAGGTGGGGAAGACATGCCCAGTGGCTGGGGAGATTTGCCACAAGGTACAGGAGCTACAGCAACAAGTAGAGGGCAG GAAACCCTCAGCGGGCAACCAGGATGCCCTGCGGAGACAGGGCTCTGCCAGCGGGAAGGCCCCGGCTCTCAGCCTACAGGCCTTAAAACACATATGGGTACGCACAGCGCTCATCGAGAAAGTGTTGGACAGGGTCATGCAGTACCTCGTGGAAAACTGCAG CAAGTACTACGAGAAGGAAGCGTTACTGGCAGATCCTGTATTTGGCCCCATCTTGGCCTCTCTTCTAG TGGGACCTTGTGCCTTGGAGTACACCAAGCTCAAGACTGCTGATCACTACTGGACTGACCCCTCTGCTGATGAGCTAGTCCAGAGGCACCGTATACGGGGTCCCCCTAATCGCCAGGACTCCCCTGCAAAGCGCCCAGCCCTAGGA ATTCGGAAGCGGCACTCAAGTGGCAACGCATCAGAGGACAGGCTAGCTGCCTGTGCCCGCGAGTATGTGGAGTCCCTGCACCAGAATTCAAGAACACGGTTGCTCTACGGCAAGAACAACGTGCTAGTGCAGCCA AAGGAGGACATGGAGGCTGTCCCTGGCTACCTCTCCCTGCACCAGTCCGCAGAGAGCCTAACTCTGAAATGGACCCCCAACCAACTCATGAACGGGACTCTGGGGGACTCCGAGCTGGAGAAAAG CGTTTACTGGGACTATGCCCTGGTTGTGCCCTTCAGTCAGATTGTCTGCATCCACTGCCACCAGCAAA AGAGCGGGGGCACACTTGTGCTGGTGAGCCAGGATGGCATCCAGAGGCCGCCACTGCACTTCCCACAGGGAGGACACCTGCTGTCCTTTCTGTCCTGCCTGGAGAACGGACTTCTGCCCCGAGGACAGCTGGAGCCCCCGCTCTGGACCCAGCAGGGGAAG GGGAAAGTGTTCCCCAAGCTACGGAAACGCAGCAGCGTGCGGACTGTGGATGTGGAGGAGATGGGCACCGGGAGGGCCACAGACTACGTGTTCCGGATCATTTACCCCGGCCACAGGCACGAGCACA ATGCTGGTGACATGATTGAAATGCAGGGCTTTGGGCCCGGCCTGCCAACCTGGCACCTGGAGGCCCTGTGCCGCCAGggcccctcctgcctctcctgctcCACCAGCAGCTCCCCATATGCAGCCCCCAGCCATTGCAGCCGTGTCCCCGACCG GTTGCCCCTCAGGCTGCTGTGTGAGAGCATGAAGAGGCAGATCGTGTCCCGAGCCTTCTACGGCT ggCTGGCTTACTGCCGCCACCTGTCCACGGTGAGGACCCATCTGTCAGCGCTCGTGCGTCACAGCATCATCCCGCCTGCCCGGCCCCCAGGAGCCTCCGGGGGCCTCACCAAGGACGTGTGGAGCAAGTATCAGAAGGATGAAAAG AACTACAAGGAGTTGGAGCTGCTACGGCAAGTTTACTATGGAGGTGTGCAGCACGAGATCCGTAAGGACGTCTGGCCTTTTCTGCTTGGCCACTACAAGTTTGGCATGAGCAAGAAGGAGATGGAGCAA GTGGACTCAGCAGTGGCAGCAAGGTACAAGCGGGTGCTGGCAGAGTGGAAGGCCTGCGAGGTGGCAGTGAGGCAGCGGGAGAGGGACGCGCAGCCAGCCACACTCACCAAGTTCTCCTCGGGCAGCAGCATCGACAGCCATGTGCAGCGCCTCATCCACCGAGATTCCACCATCAGCAATGAC GTATTTCTCTCCGTGGATGACCTGGAGCCCCCAAAGCCCCCAGGCACTGAAGATCCCAGACCCGAGCCTGAGCAGGAGCCGGGAGCAGGGCCCCCCGGCACCACCATGGTGGAACAGCAGCAGTCAGTGGAGTTTGACTCTCCAGACTCGGGACTGCCATCCTCTCGCAATTACTCCGTGGCCTCGGGCATCCAGTCGAGCATAGACGAGGGGCAGAGCATGGGCTTCGAGGAGGAGGACGATGGCGGTGGGGAGGAAGGCTCCGACGGGCCGGTCCTGGCAGCCCGTGTTTTCTCCGAGCCCCAAGATCCCAGCCAGGAGAAGGCCTCGCGGGCTCGCgagctggaggcaggggaggagcttGCGGCCGTGTGCGCTGCTGCCTACACT ATAGAATTACTGGATACTATGGCCTTAAATCTGCACCGCATAGACAAGGATGTGCAGCGATGTGACCGCAATTACTGGTACTTCACGCCCCCCAACCTGGAGAGGCTCAGAGACGTCATGTGCAG CTACGTGTGGGAGCACCTGGACGTGGGCTATGTGCAGGGCATGTGCGACCTGCTGGCACCTCTCCTGGTCGTCCTCGATGATG ATCAGCTGGCCTACAGCTGTTTCAGCCACCTCATGAAGAGGATGAGCCAGAACTTCCCCAACGGGGGCGCCATGGACACCCACTTTGCCAACATGCGCTCCCTCATCCAG ATCCTGGACTCAGAGCTGTTTGAGCTGATGCATCAGAATGGAGACTACACCCACTTTTACTTCTGTTACCGCTGGTTCCTCCTGGATTTTAAGAGAG AGCTGCTGTACGAGGACGTGTTTGCCGTGTGGGAGGTGATCTGGGCGGCCCGGCACATCTCATCAGAGCACTTTGTCCTGTTCATCGCCCTGGCCCTGGTAGAGGCCTACCGTGAGATTATCCGGGACAACAACATGGACTTCACCGACATCATCAAGTTCTTCAATG AACGGGCTGAGCATCACGATGCCCAGGAGATCCTGCAGATTGCCCGGGACCTCGTCCACAAGGTGCAGATGCTCATAGAGAACAAGTGA
- the SGSM2 gene encoding small G protein signaling modulator 2 isoform X1, producing the protein MGSAEDAVKEKLLWNVKKEVKQIMEEAVTRKFVHEDSSHIIALCGAVEACLLHQLRRRAAGFLRSDKMAALFTKVGKTCPVAGEICHKVQELQQQVEGRKPSAGNQDALRRQGSASGKAPALSLQALKHIWVRTALIEKVLDRVMQYLVENCSKYYEKEALLADPVFGPILASLLVGPCALEYTKLKTADHYWTDPSADELVQRHRIRGPPNRQDSPAKRPALGIRKRHSSGNASEDRLAACAREYVESLHQNSRTRLLYGKNNVLVQPKEDMEAVPGYLSLHQSAESLTLKWTPNQLMNGTLGDSELEKSVYWDYALVVPFSQIVCIHCHQQKSGGTLVLVSQDGIQRPPLHFPQGGHLLSFLSCLENGLLPRGQLEPPLWTQQGKGKVFPKLRKRSSVRTVDVEEMGTGRATDYVFRIIYPGHRHEHITINYHHLAASRAASVDDDEEEEDKLHAMLSMICSRNLTAPNPMKDAGDMIEMQGFGPGLPTWHLEALCRQGPSCLSCSTSSSPYAAPSHCSRVPDRLPLRLLCESMKRQIVSRAFYGWLAYCRHLSTVRTHLSALVRHSIIPPARPPGASGGLTKDVWSKYQKDEKNYKELELLRQVYYGGVQHEIRKDVWPFLLGHYKFGMSKKEMEQVDSAVAARYKRVLAEWKACEVAVRQRERDAQPATLTKFSSGSSIDSHVQRLIHRDSTISNDVFLSVDDLEPPKPPGTEDPRPEPEQEPGAGPPGTTMVEQQQSVEFDSPDSGLPSSRNYSVASGIQSSIDEGQSMGFEEEDDGGGEEGSDGPVLAARVFSEPQDPSQEKASRARELEAGEELAAVCAAAYTIELLDTMALNLHRIDKDVQRCDRNYWYFTPPNLERLRDVMCSYVWEHLDVGYVQGMCDLLAPLLVVLDDDQLAYSCFSHLMKRMSQNFPNGGAMDTHFANMRSLIQILDSELFELMHQNGDYTHFYFCYRWFLLDFKRELLYEDVFAVWEVIWAARHISSEHFVLFIALALVEAYREIIRDNNMDFTDIIKFFNVLSPPERAEHHDAQEILQIARDLVHKVQMLIENK; encoded by the exons GTGCAGTGGAGGCTTGCCTGCTACATCAGCTGAGACGACGTGCTGCCGGCTTCCTGCGCAGTGACAAGATGGCAGCCCTGTTCACCAAGGTGGGGAAGACATGCCCAGTGGCTGGGGAGATTTGCCACAAGGTACAGGAGCTACAGCAACAAGTAGAGGGCAG GAAACCCTCAGCGGGCAACCAGGATGCCCTGCGGAGACAGGGCTCTGCCAGCGGGAAGGCCCCGGCTCTCAGCCTACAGGCCTTAAAACACATATGGGTACGCACAGCGCTCATCGAGAAAGTGTTGGACAGGGTCATGCAGTACCTCGTGGAAAACTGCAG CAAGTACTACGAGAAGGAAGCGTTACTGGCAGATCCTGTATTTGGCCCCATCTTGGCCTCTCTTCTAG TGGGACCTTGTGCCTTGGAGTACACCAAGCTCAAGACTGCTGATCACTACTGGACTGACCCCTCTGCTGATGAGCTAGTCCAGAGGCACCGTATACGGGGTCCCCCTAATCGCCAGGACTCCCCTGCAAAGCGCCCAGCCCTAGGA ATTCGGAAGCGGCACTCAAGTGGCAACGCATCAGAGGACAGGCTAGCTGCCTGTGCCCGCGAGTATGTGGAGTCCCTGCACCAGAATTCAAGAACACGGTTGCTCTACGGCAAGAACAACGTGCTAGTGCAGCCA AAGGAGGACATGGAGGCTGTCCCTGGCTACCTCTCCCTGCACCAGTCCGCAGAGAGCCTAACTCTGAAATGGACCCCCAACCAACTCATGAACGGGACTCTGGGGGACTCCGAGCTGGAGAAAAG CGTTTACTGGGACTATGCCCTGGTTGTGCCCTTCAGTCAGATTGTCTGCATCCACTGCCACCAGCAAA AGAGCGGGGGCACACTTGTGCTGGTGAGCCAGGATGGCATCCAGAGGCCGCCACTGCACTTCCCACAGGGAGGACACCTGCTGTCCTTTCTGTCCTGCCTGGAGAACGGACTTCTGCCCCGAGGACAGCTGGAGCCCCCGCTCTGGACCCAGCAGGGGAAG GGGAAAGTGTTCCCCAAGCTACGGAAACGCAGCAGCGTGCGGACTGTGGATGTGGAGGAGATGGGCACCGGGAGGGCCACAGACTACGTGTTCCGGATCATTTACCCCGGCCACAGGCACGAGCACA TCACTATTAACTACCACCACCTAGCGGCCAGCCGCGCGGCCTCGGTGGACgatgatgaggaagaggaggataaACTGCACGCGATGCTCTCAATGATCTGCTCGCGGAACCTCACAGCTCCCAATCCGATGAAAG ATGCTGGTGACATGATTGAAATGCAGGGCTTTGGGCCCGGCCTGCCAACCTGGCACCTGGAGGCCCTGTGCCGCCAGggcccctcctgcctctcctgctcCACCAGCAGCTCCCCATATGCAGCCCCCAGCCATTGCAGCCGTGTCCCCGACCG GTTGCCCCTCAGGCTGCTGTGTGAGAGCATGAAGAGGCAGATCGTGTCCCGAGCCTTCTACGGCT ggCTGGCTTACTGCCGCCACCTGTCCACGGTGAGGACCCATCTGTCAGCGCTCGTGCGTCACAGCATCATCCCGCCTGCCCGGCCCCCAGGAGCCTCCGGGGGCCTCACCAAGGACGTGTGGAGCAAGTATCAGAAGGATGAAAAG AACTACAAGGAGTTGGAGCTGCTACGGCAAGTTTACTATGGAGGTGTGCAGCACGAGATCCGTAAGGACGTCTGGCCTTTTCTGCTTGGCCACTACAAGTTTGGCATGAGCAAGAAGGAGATGGAGCAA GTGGACTCAGCAGTGGCAGCAAGGTACAAGCGGGTGCTGGCAGAGTGGAAGGCCTGCGAGGTGGCAGTGAGGCAGCGGGAGAGGGACGCGCAGCCAGCCACACTCACCAAGTTCTCCTCGGGCAGCAGCATCGACAGCCATGTGCAGCGCCTCATCCACCGAGATTCCACCATCAGCAATGAC GTATTTCTCTCCGTGGATGACCTGGAGCCCCCAAAGCCCCCAGGCACTGAAGATCCCAGACCCGAGCCTGAGCAGGAGCCGGGAGCAGGGCCCCCCGGCACCACCATGGTGGAACAGCAGCAGTCAGTGGAGTTTGACTCTCCAGACTCGGGACTGCCATCCTCTCGCAATTACTCCGTGGCCTCGGGCATCCAGTCGAGCATAGACGAGGGGCAGAGCATGGGCTTCGAGGAGGAGGACGATGGCGGTGGGGAGGAAGGCTCCGACGGGCCGGTCCTGGCAGCCCGTGTTTTCTCCGAGCCCCAAGATCCCAGCCAGGAGAAGGCCTCGCGGGCTCGCgagctggaggcaggggaggagcttGCGGCCGTGTGCGCTGCTGCCTACACT ATAGAATTACTGGATACTATGGCCTTAAATCTGCACCGCATAGACAAGGATGTGCAGCGATGTGACCGCAATTACTGGTACTTCACGCCCCCCAACCTGGAGAGGCTCAGAGACGTCATGTGCAG CTACGTGTGGGAGCACCTGGACGTGGGCTATGTGCAGGGCATGTGCGACCTGCTGGCACCTCTCCTGGTCGTCCTCGATGATG ATCAGCTGGCCTACAGCTGTTTCAGCCACCTCATGAAGAGGATGAGCCAGAACTTCCCCAACGGGGGCGCCATGGACACCCACTTTGCCAACATGCGCTCCCTCATCCAG ATCCTGGACTCAGAGCTGTTTGAGCTGATGCATCAGAATGGAGACTACACCCACTTTTACTTCTGTTACCGCTGGTTCCTCCTGGATTTTAAGAGAG AGCTGCTGTACGAGGACGTGTTTGCCGTGTGGGAGGTGATCTGGGCGGCCCGGCACATCTCATCAGAGCACTTTGTCCTGTTCATCGCCCTGGCCCTGGTAGAGGCCTACCGTGAGATTATCCGGGACAACAACATGGACTTCACCGACATCATCAAGTTCTTCAATG TTCTGTCTCCCCCAGAACGGGCTGAGCATCACGATGCCCAGGAGATCCTGCAGATTGCCCGGGACCTCGTCCACAAGGTGCAGATGCTCATAGAGAACAAGTGA
- the SGSM2 gene encoding small G protein signaling modulator 2 isoform X3: protein MGSAEDAVKEKLLWNVKKEVKQIMEEAVTRKFVHEDSSHIIALCGAVEACLLHQLRRRAAGFLRSDKMAALFTKVGKTCPVAGEICHKVQELQQQVEGRKPSAGNQDALRRQGSASGKAPALSLQALKHIWVRTALIEKVLDRVMQYLVENCSKYYEKEALLADPVFGPILASLLVGPCALEYTKLKTADHYWTDPSADELVQRHRIRGPPNRQDSPAKRPALGIRKRHSSGNASEDRLAACAREYVESLHQNSRTRLLYGKNNVLVQPKEDMEAVPGYLSLHQSAESLTLKWTPNQLMNGTLGDSELEKSVYWDYALVVPFSQIVCIHCHQQKSGGTLVLVSQDGIQRPPLHFPQGGHLLSFLSCLENGLLPRGQLEPPLWTQQGKGKVFPKLRKRSSVRTVDVEEMGTGRATDYVFRIIYPGHRHEHITINYHHLAASRAASVDDDEEEEDKLHAMLSMICSRNLTAPNPMKDAGDMIEMQGFGPGLPTWHLEALCRQGPSCLSCSTSSSPYAAPSHCSRVPDRLPLRLLCESMKRQIVSRAFYGWLAYCRHLSTVRTHLSALVRHSIIPPARPPGASGGLTKDVWSKYQKDEKNYKELELLRQVYYGGVQHEIRKDVWPFLLGHYKFGMSKKEMEQVDSAVAARYKRVLAEWKACEVAVRQRERDAQPATLTKFSSGSSIDSHVQRLIHRDSTISNDVFLSVDDLEPPKPPGTEDPRPEPEQEPGAGPPGTTMVEQQQSVEFDSPDSGLPSSRNYSVASGIQSSIDEGQSMGFEEEDDGGGEEGSDGPVLAARVFSEPQDPSQEKASRARELEAGEELAAVCAAAYTIELLDTMALNLHRIDKDVQRCDRNYWYFTPPNLERLRDVMCSYVWEHLDVGYVQGMCDLLAPLLVVLDDDQLAYSCFSHLMKRMSQNFPNGGAMDTHFANMRSLIQILDSELFELMHQNGDYTHFYFCYRWFLLDFKRELLYEDVFAVWEVIWAARHISSEHFVLFIALALVEAYREIIRDNNMDFTDIIKFFNDDPS from the exons GTGCAGTGGAGGCTTGCCTGCTACATCAGCTGAGACGACGTGCTGCCGGCTTCCTGCGCAGTGACAAGATGGCAGCCCTGTTCACCAAGGTGGGGAAGACATGCCCAGTGGCTGGGGAGATTTGCCACAAGGTACAGGAGCTACAGCAACAAGTAGAGGGCAG GAAACCCTCAGCGGGCAACCAGGATGCCCTGCGGAGACAGGGCTCTGCCAGCGGGAAGGCCCCGGCTCTCAGCCTACAGGCCTTAAAACACATATGGGTACGCACAGCGCTCATCGAGAAAGTGTTGGACAGGGTCATGCAGTACCTCGTGGAAAACTGCAG CAAGTACTACGAGAAGGAAGCGTTACTGGCAGATCCTGTATTTGGCCCCATCTTGGCCTCTCTTCTAG TGGGACCTTGTGCCTTGGAGTACACCAAGCTCAAGACTGCTGATCACTACTGGACTGACCCCTCTGCTGATGAGCTAGTCCAGAGGCACCGTATACGGGGTCCCCCTAATCGCCAGGACTCCCCTGCAAAGCGCCCAGCCCTAGGA ATTCGGAAGCGGCACTCAAGTGGCAACGCATCAGAGGACAGGCTAGCTGCCTGTGCCCGCGAGTATGTGGAGTCCCTGCACCAGAATTCAAGAACACGGTTGCTCTACGGCAAGAACAACGTGCTAGTGCAGCCA AAGGAGGACATGGAGGCTGTCCCTGGCTACCTCTCCCTGCACCAGTCCGCAGAGAGCCTAACTCTGAAATGGACCCCCAACCAACTCATGAACGGGACTCTGGGGGACTCCGAGCTGGAGAAAAG CGTTTACTGGGACTATGCCCTGGTTGTGCCCTTCAGTCAGATTGTCTGCATCCACTGCCACCAGCAAA AGAGCGGGGGCACACTTGTGCTGGTGAGCCAGGATGGCATCCAGAGGCCGCCACTGCACTTCCCACAGGGAGGACACCTGCTGTCCTTTCTGTCCTGCCTGGAGAACGGACTTCTGCCCCGAGGACAGCTGGAGCCCCCGCTCTGGACCCAGCAGGGGAAG GGGAAAGTGTTCCCCAAGCTACGGAAACGCAGCAGCGTGCGGACTGTGGATGTGGAGGAGATGGGCACCGGGAGGGCCACAGACTACGTGTTCCGGATCATTTACCCCGGCCACAGGCACGAGCACA TCACTATTAACTACCACCACCTAGCGGCCAGCCGCGCGGCCTCGGTGGACgatgatgaggaagaggaggataaACTGCACGCGATGCTCTCAATGATCTGCTCGCGGAACCTCACAGCTCCCAATCCGATGAAAG ATGCTGGTGACATGATTGAAATGCAGGGCTTTGGGCCCGGCCTGCCAACCTGGCACCTGGAGGCCCTGTGCCGCCAGggcccctcctgcctctcctgctcCACCAGCAGCTCCCCATATGCAGCCCCCAGCCATTGCAGCCGTGTCCCCGACCG GTTGCCCCTCAGGCTGCTGTGTGAGAGCATGAAGAGGCAGATCGTGTCCCGAGCCTTCTACGGCT ggCTGGCTTACTGCCGCCACCTGTCCACGGTGAGGACCCATCTGTCAGCGCTCGTGCGTCACAGCATCATCCCGCCTGCCCGGCCCCCAGGAGCCTCCGGGGGCCTCACCAAGGACGTGTGGAGCAAGTATCAGAAGGATGAAAAG AACTACAAGGAGTTGGAGCTGCTACGGCAAGTTTACTATGGAGGTGTGCAGCACGAGATCCGTAAGGACGTCTGGCCTTTTCTGCTTGGCCACTACAAGTTTGGCATGAGCAAGAAGGAGATGGAGCAA GTGGACTCAGCAGTGGCAGCAAGGTACAAGCGGGTGCTGGCAGAGTGGAAGGCCTGCGAGGTGGCAGTGAGGCAGCGGGAGAGGGACGCGCAGCCAGCCACACTCACCAAGTTCTCCTCGGGCAGCAGCATCGACAGCCATGTGCAGCGCCTCATCCACCGAGATTCCACCATCAGCAATGAC GTATTTCTCTCCGTGGATGACCTGGAGCCCCCAAAGCCCCCAGGCACTGAAGATCCCAGACCCGAGCCTGAGCAGGAGCCGGGAGCAGGGCCCCCCGGCACCACCATGGTGGAACAGCAGCAGTCAGTGGAGTTTGACTCTCCAGACTCGGGACTGCCATCCTCTCGCAATTACTCCGTGGCCTCGGGCATCCAGTCGAGCATAGACGAGGGGCAGAGCATGGGCTTCGAGGAGGAGGACGATGGCGGTGGGGAGGAAGGCTCCGACGGGCCGGTCCTGGCAGCCCGTGTTTTCTCCGAGCCCCAAGATCCCAGCCAGGAGAAGGCCTCGCGGGCTCGCgagctggaggcaggggaggagcttGCGGCCGTGTGCGCTGCTGCCTACACT ATAGAATTACTGGATACTATGGCCTTAAATCTGCACCGCATAGACAAGGATGTGCAGCGATGTGACCGCAATTACTGGTACTTCACGCCCCCCAACCTGGAGAGGCTCAGAGACGTCATGTGCAG CTACGTGTGGGAGCACCTGGACGTGGGCTATGTGCAGGGCATGTGCGACCTGCTGGCACCTCTCCTGGTCGTCCTCGATGATG ATCAGCTGGCCTACAGCTGTTTCAGCCACCTCATGAAGAGGATGAGCCAGAACTTCCCCAACGGGGGCGCCATGGACACCCACTTTGCCAACATGCGCTCCCTCATCCAG ATCCTGGACTCAGAGCTGTTTGAGCTGATGCATCAGAATGGAGACTACACCCACTTTTACTTCTGTTACCGCTGGTTCCTCCTGGATTTTAAGAGAG AGCTGCTGTACGAGGACGTGTTTGCCGTGTGGGAGGTGATCTGGGCGGCCCGGCACATCTCATCAGAGCACTTTGTCCTGTTCATCGCCCTGGCCCTGGTAGAGGCCTACCGTGAGATTATCCGGGACAACAACATGGACTTCACCGACATCATCAAGTTCTTCAATG ATGACCCGTCCTAA